A stretch of Gemmobacter fulvus DNA encodes these proteins:
- a CDS encoding Flp family type IVb pilin, whose protein sequence is MKLLNIFKSFKNDESGAVTVDWVVLTAAIVGLGIIVINTISPSIDSTAAVIAADLDEAAER, encoded by the coding sequence ATGAAACTGCTGAACATCTTCAAATCCTTCAAAAACGACGAATCCGGCGCCGTGACCGTTGATTGGGTCGTGCTGACCGCTGCCATCGTTGGCCTGGGCATCATCGTCATCAACACCATCTCGCCCTCGATCGACTCGACCGCAGCCGTGATCGCAGCCGACCTGGACGAAGCCGCCGAACGGTAA
- a CDS encoding lytic transglycosylase domain-containing protein, whose translation MRVRAGMMVAGLILSGALAAQAQTGPEPDNFTFRRVKAPGAGTAKRITVQIDPAEQARRLAASPKVDREKEAQSAAIAESAETPAAPLLPVEKVPATYSWFWDAVPTAQGAVQGRLPLALATLSQGPGGAAVRAPRMQHMQDIATSYGTEILKATIGTEVSPALVLAVIGIESAGRADAVSSAGAQGLMQLIPATAERFGVADAKIPAQNIKGGVAYLDWLMKHFDRDPLMVLAAYNAGEGAVKANAGVPPYPETRDYVPKVLAAWQVAQGLCLTPPELFSDPCVFKVLASGG comes from the coding sequence ATGCGGGTCAGGGCAGGAATGATGGTCGCCGGATTGATTCTGTCCGGCGCGCTGGCGGCGCAGGCGCAGACCGGGCCTGAGCCGGACAATTTTACCTTCCGCCGCGTGAAAGCGCCGGGGGCGGGCACCGCCAAGCGCATCACCGTGCAGATTGATCCCGCCGAACAGGCGCGCCGTCTGGCCGCCTCGCCCAAGGTCGACCGCGAGAAAGAGGCGCAATCCGCTGCCATAGCCGAAAGCGCCGAAACACCTGCCGCGCCGCTGCTGCCGGTCGAGAAGGTGCCCGCTACCTATAGCTGGTTCTGGGATGCGGTGCCGACGGCGCAGGGGGCGGTTCAGGGGCGTCTGCCGCTGGCACTCGCCACGCTCAGCCAGGGGCCGGGCGGGGCGGCGGTGCGTGCCCCCCGGATGCAGCACATGCAGGATATTGCCACCAGCTATGGCACCGAGATCCTGAAGGCCACCATCGGCACCGAAGTGTCACCGGCGCTGGTGCTGGCGGTGATCGGCATCGAAAGTGCGGGCCGCGCCGATGCGGTCAGTTCCGCCGGGGCGCAGGGGCTGATGCAGTTGATCCCCGCCACGGCCGAACGCTTCGGCGTGGCCGATGCCAAGATCCCGGCACAGAACATCAAGGGCGGCGTCGCCTATCTCGATTGGCTGATGAAGCACTTTGACCGCGATCCGCTGATGGTTCTGGCGGCCTATAATGCGGGCGAGGGCGCGGTTAAGGCGAATGCCGGTGTGCCGCCCTATCCCGAAACGCGGGATTATGTGCCCAAGGTGCTGGCGGCCTGGCAGGTGGCGCAGGGCCTGTGCCTGACCCCGCCCGAGCTGTTCTCCGACCCCTGTGTGTTCAAGGTTCTGGCGAGCGGCGGCTGA